The DNA window TGGGTATGACATTATCAGGGATTCCGCTAAGGTAAGGCAGAGCATTGGAATAGTCTTCCAGAGCATAAGCGTGGATGACAGGCTCACGGCACGCGAGAACCTGAGATTCCATTCCATGCTTTATGATGTTCCATCAGGTATTATGGAAAGGCGTATCCAGGAAGTCCTGCGGCTTGTGGAGCTTGAAGACAGGGCTGATTCTCTTGTCAGGACTTTTTCAGGCGGCATGATACGGCGTCTTGAGATGGCACGCGGTCTTATCCACCATCCTGAAATATTATTCCTGGATGAGCCCACCATCGGATTGGACCCGCAGACCCGGGAACACATATGGGATTATATTAAAACGCTTGCAGAAAAAGAAAAATTAACTATAATCATGACAACACATTACATGGACGAAGCCGACCTTCTTTGCGATGATATAGCCATCATCGATCATGGGGTGATCAAGGTAAGGGATACACCGCAAAAACTTAAAAGTTTCCTGACAGGAGATAATATCATTGTAACCACCAAGCTGCCCGACAAACTCGCAACCGGGCTTTCCGGGCAGGACTTTATCCTTCAAATGCAGGTAACACAGAATTCATTGAGTCTGAATGTAAGACATGGAGGACGGAATGCGCCGCAAATAATCAATATTGCACAGGATCTGCATATTCCGGTAGATTCTATCAATATTGATGAACCGACCCTCCATGATGTTTTCCTGCACCATACTGGCAAAAATATCCGCGATGAAGAGAATGATAATTTCATCAGCATGTATAAGCGGGCGCGGAGGGGAAGATGAGACAAGAATTGCGCGGGATATATTCAATATGGCTGCGGGAGATAATCAAGTTCTACCGTGAAAGGATACATTTCGCAAGCGCCATGACAACCCCGTTACTGTGGCTTATCATATTTGGCGGCGGTATGGGAATAAATCTCAGGACAGGAGTGGTAAGCTCAGGGTATAGCGCATATATTTTTCCTGGGATCGTAGGAATGACACTGCTCTTTACATCCATGCGTTCAGGTATTTCCGTTATCTGGGATCGCGAGTTCGGGTTTTTAAAAGAGA is part of the Candidatus Methanoperedens sp. genome and encodes:
- a CDS encoding ATP-binding cassette domain-containing protein produces the protein MYAIETTNLTKKYKTLVAVNNLNLKVEKGKIFGLLGPNGAGKSTILSMLCTIINPTSGSATVNGYDIIRDSAKVRQSIGIVFQSISVDDRLTARENLRFHSMLYDVPSGIMERRIQEVLRLVELEDRADSLVRTFSGGMIRRLEMARGLIHHPEILFLDEPTIGLDPQTREHIWDYIKTLAEKEKLTIIMTTHYMDEADLLCDDIAIIDHGVIKVRDTPQKLKSFLTGDNIIVTTKLPDKLATGLSGQDFILQMQVTQNSLSLNVRHGGRNAPQIINIAQDLHIPVDSINIDEPTLHDVFLHHTGKNIRDEENDNFISMYKRARRGR